In one Carassius carassius chromosome 14, fCarCar2.1, whole genome shotgun sequence genomic region, the following are encoded:
- the ubtd1a gene encoding ubiquitin domain-containing protein 1a isoform X2: MGVANSRDYRPTITVVLKRRNEPLKKDKPKWKSEYPMTEGQLRSKRDEFWDTAPAFDGRKEIWDALKAAAVAIDCNDHELAQAIVDGASITLPHGSLMECYDELGNRYQLPAYCLAPPVNLLSECNDHNVSENSEPEEKKEKEFQLKVRLSTGKDLRLSATMADSIRQLKKQLQIQEDIDTAHQRWFFSGKLLTDKTRLQDTKIQKDFIIQVNVSQPIVPS, from the exons GACGCAATGAGCCCCTGAAGAAAGATAAGCCCAAGTGGAAAAGTGAATATCCTATGACAGAGGGCCAGCTGCGCAGTAAAAGAGATGAATTCTGGGACACGGCCCCAGCTTTTGATGGTCGTAAAGAGATCTGGGATGCACTGAAAGCTGCAGCTGTCGCGATTGACTGTAACGACCATGAACTGGCGCAGGCTATTGTAGATGGAGCCAGCATCACACTGCCTCATG GGTCTCTTATGGAGTGCTATGATGAACTGGGGAACCGCTATCAGCTCCCTGCATACTGCTTGGCTCCTCCAGTCAACCTGCTGTCTGAGTGCAACGATCATAATGTGTCTGAAAACTCTGAGCCAGAGGAGAAGAAGGAGAAGGAGTTCCAGCTGAAGGTGCGTCTCTCCACCGGAAAAGACCTTCGCCTCAGCGCCACGATGGCCGATTCCATTCGTCAGCTGAAAAAACAGCTTCAAATTCAGGAAGACATTGATACCGCCCACCAGCGCTGGTTTTTCTCTGGAAAGCTACTCACGGATAAAACACGTTTACAAGACACCAAAATCCAGAAGGACTTTATAATACAGGTCAATGTTAGTCAGCCCATTGTTCCCAGCTAA